The Fimbriimonas ginsengisoli Gsoil 348 genome window below encodes:
- a CDS encoding PIN domain-containing protein, with protein sequence MAVIYVLDTNVVLYHLSGRLKDPLPSGVLMVSIITEIELLAFKSLTSKDAQQISAFISGVTVAPLIDALKQPVIDMRLAGLRIPDAIVAATAIANGAELWTHDAQLLKMTTFAAVAPPLKP encoded by the coding sequence GTGGCAGTGATCTACGTTCTCGACACCAACGTCGTCTTGTATCACCTCTCGGGCAGACTCAAGGATCCTCTTCCATCTGGGGTGCTGATGGTCTCAATCATCACGGAGATCGAGTTACTCGCCTTCAAGTCGCTTACGTCTAAGGACGCTCAACAAATTAGCGCCTTCATCTCTGGTGTAACTGTCGCTCCACTCATCGATGCATTGAAGCAGCCGGTCATCGACATGCGGCTTGCTGGATTGCGGATCCCCGATGCCATCGTGGCGGCGACCGCCATCGCCAATGGTGCAGAGCTTTGGACTCACGATGCTCAGCTGCTGAAGATGACGACCTTTGCGGCCGTCGCCCCGCCCCTTAAGCCATAG
- a CDS encoding DinB family protein, whose translation MMWSDQEISMAEVIQRAKQEFEQSRGRMMGLLKDTPDDKLNWSPSPTARSPLAIVAHAGIAVHNITEMLQGRPFGASTSAIADKGFRKEEQEFTSRDEVVALFEKNAAAYVAWIDTLTEEGLNDPITFPFGLGTGTVLHGLTAAARHTEAHIAQLEYVQTIYGDQDWHMGI comes from the coding sequence ATGATGTGGAGCGACCAGGAGATTTCAATGGCGGAAGTTATTCAGCGTGCAAAGCAGGAATTTGAGCAGAGTCGGGGCCGAATGATGGGTTTGTTGAAGGATACGCCCGACGACAAACTCAATTGGTCACCTTCGCCGACCGCGCGATCGCCGCTGGCTATCGTTGCCCACGCGGGAATTGCGGTTCACAACATCACGGAAATGCTGCAGGGACGACCCTTTGGCGCGTCCACGAGTGCGATCGCGGATAAAGGGTTTCGGAAGGAGGAGCAAGAGTTCACCTCGCGCGACGAGGTCGTCGCGCTCTTCGAAAAGAACGCCGCCGCGTATGTCGCTTGGATCGACACCCTCACCGAAGAGGGGCTCAACGACCCGATCACATTTCCGTTCGGGCTGGGGACGGGCACCGTGCTCCACGGTCTAACCGCGGCGGCCCGGCACACCGAAGCCCACATCGCTCAGCTTGAGTATGTCCAAACGATCTACGGCGACCAAGACTGGCACATGGGAATCTAA
- a CDS encoding prepilin-type N-terminal cleavage/methylation domain-containing protein translates to MHPIPSPRPFTARAFTLIELLVVIAIIAVLAAILFPVFAQAKQAAKQTASLSNIKQVALSTQIYVGDADDTAMLPCTWGSGTGYDVYPGNPDGDYAPWSVLLQPYMKNYGILADPQGPPLLAFPGFPGAPTWAAPWSQLFDTQYGYNGRAWTPQPMVAPFNPMPRSMTAITRPAETVMFAAKTGASEVLVPGFWSLYNGDKSPFMIQVVFPPVCDPGNFLQLVPNDCWGPDSFFATPGFNPIKQDVADGYVTGLVSQRGSGKMLITYGDGHAAKKAAGAMAVGTNYTGKGSVFQNKITDDSIYQWDGAN, encoded by the coding sequence ATGCACCCAATCCCTAGTCCTCGTCCATTTACCGCTCGCGCATTTACCCTCATCGAGCTACTGGTCGTCATCGCGATTATCGCCGTCCTGGCCGCCATCCTGTTCCCCGTTTTCGCCCAGGCCAAGCAAGCAGCCAAGCAAACCGCCAGCCTCAGCAACATCAAGCAGGTTGCCTTGTCCACCCAGATTTATGTCGGCGACGCCGATGACACCGCCATGCTCCCGTGCACCTGGGGATCGGGAACCGGATACGACGTCTATCCGGGGAACCCCGATGGCGACTACGCCCCCTGGAGCGTGTTGCTGCAGCCCTACATGAAGAACTACGGCATCCTGGCCGATCCGCAGGGGCCGCCGTTGCTGGCATTCCCAGGATTCCCCGGCGCGCCCACCTGGGCCGCGCCGTGGAGCCAGCTCTTCGATACCCAGTACGGCTACAACGGCCGCGCTTGGACGCCGCAACCCATGGTGGCGCCGTTCAACCCGATGCCCCGTTCCATGACGGCGATCACTCGTCCCGCCGAGACGGTGATGTTCGCCGCGAAGACCGGGGCGAGCGAAGTCCTCGTTCCGGGCTTCTGGTCGCTTTATAACGGCGACAAGTCACCGTTCATGATCCAAGTCGTCTTCCCACCCGTGTGCGACCCGGGCAACTTCCTTCAGCTCGTCCCCAACGACTGCTGGGGACCGGACAGCTTCTTCGCGACCCCCGGCTTCAACCCAATTAAGCAAGACGTCGCGGACGGCTACGTGACGGGACTCGTGAGCCAACGCGGTTCCGGCAAGATGCTGATCACCTACGGAGATGGCCACGCCGCCAAGAAAGCCGCCGGCGCGATGGCGGTTGGCACCAACTACACCGGCAAAGGCTCGGTCTTCCAAAACAAGATCACGGACGACTCGATTTACCAGTGGGACGGGGCAAATTGA
- a CDS encoding XRE family transcriptional regulator, which translates to MNRSDPAVFGRNARAFRTLRGWSIRDFSERAGLSTKTIVKVESGNACTVKTERKIADGLNVYIGRLWDPDLLAQAPQRVIRSDAGRWFFAIGDDAAAHHARVSRAQVGEEGERMRADPEEIQETAERHRLGRAGLARVFVKTCGGGISSGFFQFNEVELFGLDETPADGSNFPYMLICRTGGLRMHIRGETYELNAGESMVFDGNDPYSVEPLAKDGSICPPATFYFLCLRLLRV; encoded by the coding sequence ATGAACCGCTCCGATCCGGCCGTCTTCGGGAGAAACGCGCGCGCCTTCCGCACCCTGCGCGGCTGGAGCATTCGCGATTTCTCGGAAAGGGCCGGGCTTTCCACGAAAACGATCGTCAAGGTCGAAAGCGGAAACGCGTGTACGGTGAAGACCGAGCGAAAGATCGCCGACGGCCTTAACGTCTACATCGGCAGACTGTGGGACCCGGACCTGTTGGCGCAGGCCCCGCAGCGAGTTATCCGCTCCGATGCCGGCCGATGGTTCTTCGCCATCGGAGACGACGCCGCGGCGCATCACGCTCGAGTCTCTCGCGCCCAGGTGGGCGAGGAAGGGGAGAGGATGCGAGCGGACCCCGAAGAGATCCAAGAGACGGCGGAGCGGCACCGGCTCGGTCGAGCCGGCCTCGCGCGAGTTTTCGTGAAGACATGCGGCGGCGGAATCTCGTCCGGATTCTTCCAGTTCAACGAGGTCGAGCTGTTCGGCTTAGACGAGACCCCCGCCGACGGCTCCAACTTCCCGTACATGCTCATCTGCCGGACCGGCGGCCTGCGGATGCACATCCGCGGCGAAACCTACGAGTTGAACGCGGGCGAGTCAATGGTTTTCGACGGCAACGACCCGTATTCGGTCGAGCCTCTGGCAAAAGACGGCTCGATCTGCCCACCGGCTACCTTTTACTTCCTATGCTTGCGGTTGCTGAGGGTGTGA
- a CDS encoding inositol oxygenase family protein, with the protein MDPAVAVNASAPLESLDEWESDVLERYPEEGHQFRDYTADVRPTVREFYRLNHINQTHEFVKAKKAKYSSLEMGKKSVWEAMEFLNTLVDDSDPDTDATQIEHLMQTSEAIRADGHPRWFILTGLMHDLGKVLCLYGEPQWAVVGDTFATGCRYSDKVVFSEFFADNPDAKVAKYQTENGVYEPGCGLENVHLSYGHDEYLYHVVKDYLPEEALYMIRYHSFYPWHREGAYDHLASDKDRENLKWVLEFNKYDLYSKVDERPNVEKLRPFYEELIAEFFPDKIRW; encoded by the coding sequence ATGGACCCCGCCGTCGCCGTCAATGCATCCGCGCCGCTCGAGTCGCTCGATGAGTGGGAGAGCGACGTTCTCGAGAGGTACCCGGAGGAAGGGCACCAGTTTCGCGACTATACGGCGGATGTGCGGCCGACGGTGCGAGAGTTCTATCGGCTGAATCACATCAACCAGACCCACGAGTTTGTGAAGGCGAAGAAGGCCAAGTATTCCAGCTTGGAGATGGGCAAGAAGTCGGTTTGGGAGGCGATGGAGTTTCTAAACACTCTGGTCGATGACAGCGATCCGGACACCGACGCCACGCAGATAGAGCACTTGATGCAGACCTCGGAGGCGATCCGCGCCGATGGGCATCCGCGCTGGTTCATCCTCACCGGGCTGATGCACGACCTCGGCAAAGTTCTATGCCTGTACGGCGAGCCGCAGTGGGCGGTCGTCGGCGACACGTTCGCGACCGGCTGCCGGTATTCGGATAAGGTCGTCTTCTCCGAGTTCTTCGCCGATAATCCCGATGCGAAGGTGGCGAAGTACCAGACCGAAAACGGTGTGTACGAGCCCGGCTGTGGCCTGGAGAACGTCCATCTCTCTTACGGCCACGACGAATACCTGTACCACGTCGTCAAGGATTACTTGCCGGAAGAGGCGCTGTACATGATCCGGTACCACTCGTTCTACCCTTGGCACCGGGAAGGAGCGTACGACCATCTCGCCTCGGATAAAGATCGGGAGAACCTGAAGTGGGTCCTCGAATTCAACAAGTACGACCTGTACTCCAAGGTCGACGAGCGGCCGAACGTGGAGAAGCTCCGACCGTTTTACGAAGAGCTGATCGCGGAGTTCTTCCCGGACAAGATCCGCTGGTAG
- a CDS encoding lactonase family protein → MLFLPLFLALSTVPHEADFYIGTYTSANGSKGIYQARLNTATGAISEPELSVEVANPSYVALHPNGHFLYAVQEARSGEVSAFMVGHDRRLSLLNTQSFKGADPCHLSVTPSGHHLFAAAYTGGSVACFPIKSNGSLDVPSSVVQNSGSGPDKSRQEGPHAHAIYTDARGRFVYSCDLGTDELLAFRLDSKKGALTPAVPRSSKTPAGGGPRHLAFHPNGMFVYGNNEMGNSVTFYHEDPATGALTQIQTLSTLPEGVSGHGNSTAEIALHPNGKWLYVSNRGHDSIAVYEVGEDGRLTLSEVKQAGVKVPRGFGIDPSGKWLVVAGQASNDLTALAIDPHTGRLAAGASRVRLDKPVCVLFAK, encoded by the coding sequence GTGCTTTTTCTACCGCTCTTCCTCGCCCTGTCGACCGTTCCCCATGAGGCCGACTTTTACATCGGCACCTACACCTCGGCAAACGGGAGCAAAGGGATCTACCAGGCCCGCTTGAACACGGCAACGGGGGCGATTTCGGAGCCGGAATTGTCGGTGGAAGTTGCCAATCCCAGCTACGTGGCGCTTCATCCGAATGGGCACTTTCTTTATGCCGTCCAGGAGGCGAGGAGCGGGGAAGTAAGCGCCTTCATGGTGGGCCACGACCGACGGCTGAGCTTGCTGAATACCCAATCGTTCAAAGGCGCCGACCCATGCCACCTTTCGGTAACGCCCAGCGGCCACCACCTTTTTGCCGCCGCTTATACGGGCGGGAGCGTCGCCTGCTTCCCGATCAAGTCTAATGGCTCCCTCGACGTTCCTTCCAGTGTCGTTCAGAACTCTGGAAGCGGTCCGGACAAATCCCGTCAGGAGGGACCCCACGCGCACGCGATCTACACCGACGCCCGAGGCCGGTTTGTCTATTCGTGCGATCTAGGAACGGACGAGTTGCTCGCCTTTCGGCTCGACTCGAAGAAGGGAGCGCTCACCCCGGCCGTCCCTCGATCTTCTAAGACGCCTGCGGGCGGCGGGCCGCGGCACCTCGCGTTCCACCCGAACGGCATGTTCGTCTACGGCAACAACGAAATGGGGAACAGCGTGACCTTCTACCACGAGGATCCGGCTACGGGCGCATTGACCCAGATTCAGACCCTCTCGACGCTGCCCGAAGGGGTGTCCGGTCACGGAAACTCGACGGCGGAGATCGCTCTCCATCCGAATGGCAAATGGCTGTATGTGTCCAACCGCGGACACGACAGCATCGCCGTGTACGAGGTCGGCGAGGACGGCAGGTTGACGTTGTCCGAGGTCAAGCAAGCCGGCGTTAAGGTGCCGCGCGGTTTCGGCATCGACCCGAGTGGAAAATGGCTCGTCGTCGCCGGCCAAGCCAGTAACGACCTTACCGCCCTCGCGATCGATCCGCACACAGGGAGATTGGCGGCTGGAGCGTCCAGGGTCAGGCTCGATAAACCGGTTTGCGTTTTGTTCGCAAAGTGA
- a CDS encoding PQQ-binding-like beta-propeller repeat protein has translation MSPILSITLAFLGTPVAHPPATFRFDPAHTGSITGVSAGAYGGMRWRIQTEGTVRSTPAEYDGTVYIGAGDGRVRAIDALTGSIMWQRDVDAPVTSSPAVTAREVVVVTQDGRVVALDRQKGEPIWNYKIGPDAPVWQGINGDYWTSSATVSGDVAYVGGGNGDVIALDVHSGTRKWKFHAPTRFHTTPAVANGMVYLGGFDGVFYAIGAETGILKWSYRTLGATLDSSKFGFDRKTIQSSAAVSEGKVYFGARDGLLYCLNARTGAFVWSYDHVMSWVNTSPAVADGVVYAGSSDKRFLQAVNAETGKEIWRVPTGLMWTSPAVAGSEVFSTDGDGRFIAFDRKTGARKWEIARTGQIWTSPFLSGDHGIFGSDDGGIYCFKLDSHGPIARAVYWDDAERTHTLSKFPAVRDALVKRGYQLLNNAGLADFFRARTADHRPSAVVMATGFFPEAAPFEAAKSYMAAGGKVVWCGIPPKMWPIEKTGQIDMADIDWDGTRQLMGVQPRTIFDSLATTPTPTGQAWGLHGMWLSDFAADPSTVTQVLAKDDHGFAAVWVKSFGGAPGSGFVRMSGMSLPEGPQFIDMLVNVAETFPGV, from the coding sequence ATGAGCCCAATTCTTTCGATAACCCTCGCTTTCCTCGGTACGCCGGTCGCGCACCCGCCCGCGACTTTTCGGTTTGACCCGGCCCACACCGGGTCCATCACTGGCGTGTCCGCGGGCGCCTACGGCGGAATGCGGTGGCGCATTCAGACCGAGGGAACGGTGCGTTCCACCCCGGCGGAATACGACGGGACGGTCTACATCGGCGCGGGAGATGGACGTGTAAGGGCGATTGACGCCCTCACGGGTTCCATTATGTGGCAACGCGACGTGGATGCGCCGGTTACAAGCTCTCCCGCGGTAACTGCCCGCGAGGTTGTGGTCGTGACACAAGACGGCCGGGTCGTCGCCCTCGATCGGCAAAAAGGAGAGCCGATCTGGAACTACAAGATCGGGCCGGATGCGCCGGTTTGGCAGGGGATCAACGGCGATTACTGGACTTCGTCCGCGACGGTCTCCGGAGATGTCGCCTACGTGGGCGGTGGGAACGGCGATGTGATCGCGCTCGACGTTCACTCCGGAACCCGGAAATGGAAATTTCATGCGCCGACCCGGTTCCACACGACTCCGGCAGTCGCGAACGGAATGGTCTACCTGGGCGGATTCGACGGCGTGTTTTACGCCATCGGGGCGGAAACCGGGATACTAAAGTGGAGCTATCGGACACTGGGCGCAACCCTCGACTCTAGCAAGTTCGGCTTCGACCGCAAGACGATCCAGTCGTCCGCCGCCGTTTCGGAAGGGAAGGTCTACTTTGGCGCGCGCGACGGATTACTGTATTGCCTTAACGCCCGTACCGGCGCGTTCGTATGGAGCTACGACCATGTGATGTCGTGGGTGAACACCTCTCCGGCGGTGGCGGACGGGGTGGTTTATGCGGGGAGCTCCGACAAGCGCTTTCTCCAGGCGGTCAACGCGGAAACCGGTAAGGAGATCTGGCGCGTGCCGACCGGGCTCATGTGGACTTCGCCCGCGGTAGCGGGAAGCGAGGTCTTTTCCACCGACGGAGACGGCCGTTTCATCGCGTTCGACCGAAAAACGGGAGCGCGGAAGTGGGAGATCGCCCGCACCGGGCAGATCTGGACCTCGCCGTTTCTTTCCGGCGATCATGGCATCTTTGGCAGCGACGATGGCGGCATCTACTGCTTCAAGCTCGATTCTCACGGACCGATCGCGCGAGCGGTGTACTGGGACGACGCGGAGCGCACTCACACTCTTTCCAAATTCCCGGCGGTGCGGGATGCGCTCGTCAAGCGGGGTTACCAGCTGCTCAACAATGCCGGCCTCGCCGACTTCTTTCGAGCGCGGACCGCGGATCACCGGCCGAGTGCGGTGGTGATGGCAACCGGGTTTTTCCCGGAAGCGGCCCCGTTCGAGGCGGCAAAGTCGTACATGGCGGCGGGTGGAAAGGTCGTTTGGTGCGGCATCCCGCCTAAGATGTGGCCAATTGAGAAGACCGGGCAGATCGACATGGCCGACATCGACTGGGACGGAACTCGCCAGCTCATGGGCGTACAGCCCCGCACGATCTTCGACTCCTTGGCCACCACCCCCACCCCGACCGGCCAAGCGTGGGGCTTGCACGGGATGTGGCTCTCCGATTTCGCCGCCGACCCGTCGACGGTTACCCAGGTCTTGGCGAAAGACGATCACGGCTTCGCCGCAGTTTGGGTGAAGTCGTTCGGTGGCGCTCCCGGCTCCGGCTTCGTCCGAATGTCCGGCATGAGCCTGCCCGAAGGTCCGCAGTTTATCGACATGCTTGTTAATGTGGCGGAGACCTTTCCCGGAGTTTGA
- a CDS encoding metallophosphoesterase yields MLISTLTSPLERLADVRDTMLETGRLSRRGLLQAAGGITFLAIAPGAAAKTPLGLDGEPFDSFAGAPARPVFTALPYLQPGPTGHRLVDGEESLVIAWQTDVVPARFELTYGPNGTEHRATIEQAPRGAGIHRASERRTNYVARLQGLNLHSRYKYRVDMNGERVVEGYFTTRKPRGEKVRFVSFGDNSHGDMSDRAIAYQAFRARPDFVMNTGDTVYDSGLDNEYSRYFFPIYNADEAGPRIGAPLLRAVPFYTVLANHDLTSRDAKGHPISDLDKYPDACGYFTNMHPPLNGPDPSHPMPIVGATDRLAEFTAAAGTQHLRKSNYSFDYGDGHFLCLDSNVYVDPTDPALQKWIADDLSGSSAVWKIVVYHHPAFNVGNEHYDEQHMRVLSPIFEKCGVDVVLSGHEHTYQRTRPLRFAPRDESGAKAVGEGTRYVPGSFTVDRRFDGQAATKPDGILYITTGAGGKSLYDPEMNDDPTRRLHPEDGNVEYIAAMVTDRHSLSVIDMDSRSFILRQIDEWGQQIDRVELRKG; encoded by the coding sequence ATGCTAATCTCCACGCTGACGAGCCCCTTGGAGCGGCTCGCCGACGTGAGGGACACCATGCTAGAGACCGGCCGCCTATCGCGCCGCGGACTGCTGCAGGCAGCCGGCGGAATCACTTTTCTCGCCATCGCTCCCGGCGCCGCCGCCAAAACGCCGCTGGGGCTAGATGGCGAACCGTTCGACTCCTTTGCTGGTGCCCCGGCCAGACCCGTCTTTACCGCCCTTCCCTACCTACAGCCCGGGCCGACGGGACATCGGCTGGTCGATGGCGAAGAGTCGTTGGTGATCGCCTGGCAAACCGACGTGGTCCCTGCCCGATTCGAATTGACATACGGACCCAACGGGACCGAACATCGCGCGACGATCGAGCAGGCCCCAAGGGGCGCGGGCATTCACCGAGCCAGCGAACGTCGCACGAATTACGTCGCTCGCCTCCAAGGTCTGAATCTCCATAGCCGGTACAAGTACCGCGTCGATATGAACGGCGAACGAGTGGTAGAGGGGTATTTCACCACCCGCAAGCCTCGCGGCGAGAAGGTACGGTTCGTTTCCTTTGGCGACAACTCGCACGGCGACATGAGCGATCGGGCCATCGCCTACCAGGCGTTCCGAGCCCGGCCCGACTTCGTGATGAACACCGGCGACACCGTTTACGACAGCGGGCTCGATAACGAATACAGCCGTTACTTCTTCCCAATCTACAACGCCGATGAGGCTGGTCCTCGCATTGGCGCCCCGCTCCTCCGCGCCGTGCCGTTCTACACCGTATTGGCGAACCACGACCTAACCTCGCGCGACGCCAAAGGGCACCCGATTTCGGACCTCGACAAGTATCCGGACGCCTGCGGTTATTTCACCAACATGCACCCGCCGTTAAACGGTCCCGACCCGAGCCATCCGATGCCGATCGTGGGAGCGACCGATCGTCTGGCCGAGTTCACAGCGGCAGCGGGAACGCAGCATCTGCGGAAGTCGAACTACTCGTTCGACTACGGTGACGGCCATTTTCTATGCCTCGACTCGAACGTGTACGTCGATCCGACCGATCCCGCTTTGCAGAAGTGGATCGCCGACGACCTCTCCGGGTCGTCGGCCGTATGGAAGATCGTCGTCTACCACCACCCCGCGTTCAACGTGGGCAACGAGCACTACGATGAACAGCATATGCGCGTCCTCTCGCCGATCTTCGAGAAATGCGGAGTGGACGTGGTCCTCAGCGGACACGAGCACACCTATCAGCGAACCCGCCCGCTACGCTTTGCTCCCCGCGATGAATCGGGGGCGAAGGCGGTTGGCGAGGGGACCCGGTACGTTCCGGGAAGCTTCACCGTAGATCGGCGATTCGACGGACAAGCGGCGACCAAGCCCGACGGGATTCTCTACATCACGACCGGAGCGGGCGGCAAGAGCCTTTACGATCCGGAAATGAACGACGATCCGACGAGGCGGCTACACCCGGAAGACGGCAACGTCGAATACATCGCCGCGATGGTCACCGACCGGCACTCTTTATCCGTTATCGATATGGATTCGCGCAGCTTCATCCTTCGCCAAATCGACGAGTGGGGCCAGCAGATCGACCGAGTGGAGCTGAGAAAGGGTTGA
- a CDS encoding head GIN domain-containing protein, with the protein MQPRLLVLALSLVILVGCDHIGSIGSHSVVGTGPDKTDSRSMGAFTKVQLRNAIEGTIIVDGKSSVEIQAKESLLPLVKTHVEGGELIVETTQSIDSSTPVKVVIHVAGLDELRTTGASSADVSGLKSESFTLTGSGASRISLSGDAKKLTAEASGASEINLKGAFPDASLKAGGASNIHSEDAQIGSVKADATGASTIRLGSIKSLAAVAAGASTIKYQGKPNVSSSESSGASTISGS; encoded by the coding sequence ATGCAACCCCGCCTCCTCGTCCTTGCGCTGTCGCTCGTGATCCTGGTCGGTTGCGACCACATCGGCTCGATCGGGTCCCACTCGGTGGTCGGAACCGGTCCGGACAAGACGGATTCGCGAAGCATGGGCGCCTTCACCAAAGTTCAGTTGCGGAACGCGATCGAGGGGACGATCATCGTCGACGGCAAGAGTTCCGTGGAGATCCAAGCCAAGGAGTCTCTGCTTCCGCTCGTGAAGACTCACGTCGAGGGAGGCGAATTGATCGTCGAGACCACCCAGTCGATCGACAGCTCCACCCCGGTAAAAGTGGTCATTCACGTAGCCGGCCTAGACGAGCTACGCACGACGGGCGCGTCTTCGGCAGACGTAAGCGGCCTTAAGTCGGAAAGCTTCACTCTGACCGGAAGCGGCGCGAGCCGCATCTCGTTGTCTGGCGACGCGAAGAAGCTTACGGCGGAGGCAAGCGGAGCATCGGAGATTAACCTCAAGGGAGCGTTCCCGGACGCTTCTCTCAAAGCGGGCGGAGCCTCGAATATTCATTCCGAAGATGCCCAAATTGGTAGCGTCAAGGCGGACGCGACGGGAGCGTCGACGATTAGGCTCGGGTCTATCAAGTCGCTTGCCGCGGTAGCGGCAGGTGCGTCGACGATCAAATACCAAGGGAAGCCAAACGTCAGCAGCAGCGAATCCTCAGGCGCTTCAACGATTTCGGGTTCGTAG
- a CDS encoding glycine--tRNA ligase subunit alpha — translation MTLQEMIFRLNDYWAAQGCAILQPYDTEVGAGTKHPATLLGALGPEGWNVAYVQPSRRPADGRYTRNPQRGQRYYQYQVIMKPSPSNIVDLYLGSLDALGFDTKKNDVRFVEDDWEDQAAGASGVGWEVWVNGTEVSQFTFFQQVGGIECNPVSAEITYGPERLCLMLSNQSSFWTDLMWNESTSYRDVNWQLEMQNNVYNFEVASTEALFKLFEVFESEAKRIIETPVFWDAENGIMTANPMAGGADFPPEAGAKALVYPSLDMALKCSHIFNVLDARGAVGVTERAAYINRIRGRIRACCLKHVEQYKVKA, via the coding sequence ATGACGCTGCAGGAGATGATTTTCCGCCTCAACGACTACTGGGCCGCCCAGGGCTGCGCCATTTTGCAGCCTTACGATACGGAGGTGGGCGCCGGAACGAAGCACCCGGCAACCCTGCTCGGAGCGCTTGGCCCAGAGGGGTGGAATGTCGCCTACGTCCAGCCTTCTCGCCGGCCGGCGGATGGCCGCTACACTCGAAATCCTCAGCGCGGCCAGCGGTATTACCAGTACCAGGTGATCATGAAGCCGAGTCCGAGCAACATCGTGGACCTCTATCTCGGTTCGCTGGACGCGCTCGGTTTCGATACGAAGAAGAACGACGTCCGGTTCGTGGAGGACGACTGGGAAGACCAGGCGGCGGGGGCGAGCGGCGTCGGCTGGGAGGTTTGGGTGAACGGCACCGAGGTCTCCCAGTTCACCTTCTTCCAACAAGTGGGCGGTATCGAATGCAACCCGGTCAGCGCCGAGATTACCTACGGCCCGGAGCGGCTCTGCCTCATGCTCAGCAACCAGAGCTCTTTCTGGACCGACCTCATGTGGAACGAAAGCACGAGCTACCGGGATGTGAACTGGCAGCTCGAGATGCAGAACAACGTTTACAACTTCGAGGTTGCGTCGACCGAGGCGCTGTTCAAGCTGTTCGAGGTCTTCGAGTCGGAGGCAAAGCGGATCATCGAAACGCCGGTTTTTTGGGATGCCGAAAACGGCATCATGACCGCGAACCCGATGGCCGGGGGCGCCGATTTTCCGCCCGAAGCGGGCGCCAAGGCGCTGGTCTACCCATCCCTCGACATGGCCCTCAAGTGCTCGCACATCTTCAACGTTCTTGATGCCCGTGGCGCCGTCGGCGTCACCGAGCGAGCTGCCTACATCAACCGAATCCGTGGCCGCATCCGAGCCTGCTGCCTAAAGCATGTGGAGCAGTACAAGGTGAAGGCGTGA
- a CDS encoding DUF1854 domain-containing protein, which yields MATALRYLEPGEVRAWRPAGAAHIRVEIAGDRTILTALLKRAFPLSEPLQLLSIQDGAGKEVGILRTMEGLDPQTREVFDAQLDRRYFTPRIERIESLRQEAGMWKFGVVTQRGATEFYVRNWRDSATEIQPNRWHITSADGGRFEIPNLEGLDAESRRLMDQLL from the coding sequence ATGGCTACGGCGCTTCGCTATCTTGAACCGGGAGAGGTTCGGGCTTGGCGGCCGGCGGGGGCAGCGCATATTCGGGTGGAGATTGCGGGGGACCGAACGATCCTTACCGCGCTTCTCAAACGGGCGTTTCCGCTGAGCGAGCCGCTCCAACTCCTCTCGATCCAGGACGGCGCGGGGAAGGAAGTTGGGATTTTGCGCACGATGGAGGGGTTGGATCCTCAGACCAGAGAGGTGTTCGACGCCCAACTCGACCGGCGTTACTTTACGCCGAGGATTGAGCGTATCGAATCGCTTCGGCAGGAAGCGGGCATGTGGAAGTTCGGCGTGGTGACCCAGCGCGGAGCTACCGAGTTTTACGTCCGGAACTGGCGCGACAGCGCCACCGAGATCCAGCCCAATCGCTGGCACATTACCAGCGCCGACGGGGGGCGTTTCGAGATTCCGAACCTGGAGGGGCTGGATGCTGAAAGCCGGCGGCTCATGGACCAGCTTCTTTGA